A region of the Bryobacteraceae bacterium genome:
CGGTGCGGTCCTGCATGATCGCTGCACGGTCCTGTTCCACCAGGCCCATCGTGACACTGGAAGGGCTCTCCAGCGGCGGCCGGCTCCATCCCGTGCAGTGGGCTTTCCTGCGTCACGGCGCGCTTCGCTGCGGATTCTGCACGCCCGGCCTGATCCTGAAAGCGGCCGCGCTGCTCGATGACCCTCGAGCCAGGATCACCCGCCGGCGGCTCCGCCAGATCGTGGGGACCCATGTCTGCTTCTGCGGGATGAAACCGAAAATCCGCGAAGCCCTGGAAGATGCCGCTCGCAGCATGGGCAGGCTCCGCGAGT
Encoded here:
- a CDS encoding ferredoxin, which codes for MPLLTLLVNGTPRSARVRSGASLLEFLHDGLGISGVRPGCQDGVCGACTVIVEGRPVRSCMIAARSCSTRPIVTLEGLSSGGRLHPVQWAFLRHGALRCGFCTPGLILKAAALLDDPRARITRRRLRQIVGTHVCFCGMKPKIREALEDAARSMGRLRE